In Asterias rubens chromosome 2, eAstRub1.3, whole genome shotgun sequence, the sequence aatgaaAGTGTTAAGTCTTGCTTGTGTGATATGGAATGATTTGAATGTAAAGATAGTTGGGGAGAAGGGAGCtagtaaacaaaatactgtttGACTGTGATATTGATAGAACCATTGGTCTGGTTTCACTTACATATAATATGTAAGTTTCTATTAAATTCTATTCAATTACAGAACTACATTGTAAGGCATAATaaaagacaataaaaataaattagcgGGAAAGTGTGTGGAGGCAAGACCCAAAATATACCTGGTAGCTTGTAGGGGCTAGCcttaacattaacaaaatacatttaagGTACATACATGCTGATGGCGCTCTCACACTGTGGTGAATATAATAGTGAATGTGCTTTCaaatggaaatatttgacaatctCTCAAACCTCGCAATATTCGCCGTGTCTTCAAAAGCGTTTGGTAACAAATTTGAagcgttcacaagtcattctccagctagatagctcagttggtagatcaCCGGTATGTTattctggaggtcgttggttcaagtcccgcttaACCACTCCAGTCAaatgttctttgttcaaaccctataattttgtaaatcattttgttaataataaactTGATTTTTATCTCAGATTGATgttcaactttttttaaatcttccaCTTGACAGCGACAATCCCAAGCACATTTATCACTTTAAAGTGAAGTGCACATCAACTCTGATTGAGGTGACCGACAAACTCAAGTTCCACACCCTAAAGGCCCTGCTAGATTACTTTCAGATTAACGAGGTACCAGGCAGGGACACATCTCAACTCAAGCTTATTTATCCGGTGAACGGACACTCTCGAAGACGAAGTGCCAGCCCACCACTGAGTCCGTTCCAAAAGGCCCAGAGTCCTAAACAGGTAAGAATAGCTAGAGAAATAGATCGGAAGCGCTTTCGCTAAGATTGATCATAATCTCTGGATGTAGTGTGTAGGAGAAAATGTCCTTCAAACGTTTTAGTAAATATTAACAGTCTTACTTCCACACTGCCTCCTcaactttgtaatgtttttaattatgcCCCCACTGCCCACTCATACAATGTGAGGTCGGGCTCACAAGGTTGTCTACATGTAGTTCCCCCACTGCCTAAAACCAACTCAGGAAAACGATAATTTGCTGCTCGCGGGGTCATCTCATTTAGTCAACTCCCCCTTACACTAAATAATTACTTGCCATGCACTGTAGCAAGTTTTAAAGTACTGTACAaaagtttgaatttttaatAGGTGGGGCATGTGGTGCTTTTCCTGACTGGACCAGATTTTTAACCTTTGTCTTGATCGTATATTTTGATTCTTGTAAAGATTTTGTGCTGTTGTCGTATATCTGtagtctttatttaaatttggatgttgttctatttttaatattgcTCTTAatcaatatgtatttgttttaatattgctcttaaaggcagtggacactattggtaattgtcaaagactagcctccacagttggtgtatctcaaaatatgcataaaataacaatcctgtgaaaatttgagctcaatcggtcatggaacttgcgagataataatgaaagaaaaaaaacacccttgtcacacgaagttgtgtgcgtttagatggttgatttcgagacctcaaattctaaatctgagatcttgaaatcaaatacgaggaaaattacttttttctcaaaaactatggcatttcagagggagccgtttcgcacattgttttataccatcaacctctccccattactcgtcaccaagaaaggttttatgctaataattattttgagtaattaccaatagtgtccactcacTGCCTTAATCaatatgtttttataaatatgtttttatgttattaaaattttaaaatgttaatgtgttttgtagttgctgggcacctctgaaaaaacagtgtttcactgagaggttagCCCAGGGTaaattagaaataaataaatcaatatgcCAATATATTCACACCAGCGCATGGTCGTTCAGTCCGCGACTGTACTACTTAAATCGAGTGTGAACTGATTTTGGCTGTTTCAGACTTGCCTAACATGGTATACAAAACTCTAAATGGTTCACTGAAGCCACAGAGCCAAAACAATTGCTGTGTGTATATGGGTTAGCACACTCAGtccctacaaaaaaaaaataccccaaaTACCCCTAAGATCTACATAAGTGGAAATTGGATGTCAATGTGTTCAATTTCTATGGGGCTTTGAAGTTATTGATGATTGTATATGTCGAAGACTCACCCCAAAATAGTGTTATCCGGCTATGTTTCATATTGGATCGTGAATGATTGTGTGCTTTTTTACCGTACCGTTAATAATAAGAAGGTCACACATGTTTATCATGGCACAGTCGCTGACTGCGCGATAGCTAAGTGTAAAGTTATAAAGGGATGtacacttttgataattactccaaaatTTAATGGCcttaagaacttacttggtcaaGATCACTGGAGAACTAttgataaacaataaatattaaatataatataataaatataagATATTACGCCCTTTGAAGTAATTTAGATTTAgggaaagaggttatttttcaccaacaaattttaatctgaaaaaGGCTTTGGGCCTCTGAAAcagtaaaagcacacaattctatgcaatgAGGTACAGTAAAGTAGtggtaataataacaataaaagtgATTTACATTAATAAAATCTATTTCTCTTTTCTCTCACCAAGACTTTGGATCAAGTTCGTCCAGCAAGCTACAGGCAATCAGTAAGCCCCAGGCAACCGAGGGACTTTTTGGATTCACGAAACCCGGTCCCCATACCAGAACCAGGCAGAGAGCCGGTGTACTTCAGCAACGACCACATCTACTGCCGGGCGGAGGATCTCACCCGCTCCAAGCTCGAGGATCTGAAAAAGCTGTGCGAGCTATCGGACTTGAGTAACAAGAAATGCACCTGCGGACTGTACATGGACGAGTCGGTGTTGGTCGACGATTGGATGATGCATATTGACAAACAATCCAGCGACGATCATGCCGGTAGCGGTCGACTGTTCTTTGTAAATACACTGACAAATGAGACAACGTGGAGGCTTCCTGACAGTACGATGGCATCGTTAGAAAGACTTCACCCGGATAAATACACACATGTGCTGCAACTCTTGAGTTAGTGAAACGAATTGCATAGTTTTTTAAATAGGGGGTTATATTTGcaacagggataaagaatattaatataaatttggtttgtggtaacaccatgtgtgtgtctacttacATGGTAAATGTTGTGATGGATAGTTACTCTCATGCCTAGTGACTTtatgagtgcactgtttggtttaggTGGATACAGACACAAGTTACCTAgtttttacccaaaccaaatagtgttaTAGtcttgtgtccaccatatctcaaaatggcttattaagTTTGACACGCTGTCTGGGATCTGAGTATAATGCTTCTGTTATTAGCACTAGTAGGGTGGAGtgcttaaacattattttgttcaataatCATCATGCGTGATAACTCAATTTATCAATTTAATTGCTTTATTGATTCAGTTTCTTAGCCAAATAGATTCCTCATAACTAATTGTATAAATTGTGAATAGTATGTATAAACTAAACTTTATGTGGAAACAAAAACTCAGATGTGTGCAAGAGGAGATTAgcgatttttccattattcttaaaattgttttgtcttaatgccccttattttttgaccacgctataaatagtatttttatcacttccgggggtatacgcaattcgccctgcacaaattaataggcgttctgtcacttttgttgcgccgtagtttcaatttgctttagaggtggattataacagctcctttaaaagtcttattgtcc encodes:
- the LOC117306877 gene encoding uncharacterized protein LOC117306877; protein product: MARPSDLVLRESNNSVSMPPIVPVRSPVVANRMHRGASGGGRGKLDEARNYEFYFGKIPNNQVEELLKPHMEKRGAFLLRDSNTEEGMLTISVVDNPKHIYHFKVKCTSTLIEVTDKLKFHTLKALLDYFQINEVPGRDTSQLKLIYPVNGHSRRRSASPPLSPFQKAQSPKQTLDQVRPASYRQSVSPRQPRDFLDSRNPVPIPEPGREPVYFSNDHIYCRAEDLTRSKLEDLKKLCELSDLSNKKCTCGLYMDESVLVDDWMMHIDKQSSDDHAGSGRLFFVNTLTNETTWRLPDSTMASLERLHPDKYTHVLQLLS